In a genomic window of Amycolatopsis japonica:
- a CDS encoding sensor histidine kinase, whose protein sequence is MPTTTEPRMRAVPARVRIMGWLLLLVAVVTVSTTLVTYNLLLREVDSDVNAALEQEAAELGQVLAEGVDRATGQPFPDVRSALSAHLRRQYVDDDEVVLAWTPSSGPILQDREEPFRLGESPAVLDPILADPARSGSVETPAGEMRWIRVDASGTREGDRGSFVVGYFVDRDRAEIATTVRTLLFVGLLGLVLAGAAAWLVAGQILAPVRLVRRAAAEITEHDLTRRIPVDGRDDVAALAEQFNAMLDRLDLAFATQRRFLDDAGHELRTPITIVLGHLELLDDDPVARAEAIRLCVDELDRMNRIVGDLLLLAKAEQPDFVTLAPTDVTELTSDLYAKVRTIGDRRWRLEALGEGQVPLDEQRTTQAVVQLAQNAVQHTEDGDEILIGSAVTEDTVSFWVADHGPGVPREDAEKIFQRFNRGPSGGHRSGAGLGLAIVCAIAEAQHGLVRLESAPGHGARFTIEIPVHSAEGGTPWPVS, encoded by the coding sequence GTGCCGACGACGACTGAACCCAGGATGCGGGCGGTCCCCGCGCGCGTCCGGATCATGGGCTGGCTGCTGCTGCTCGTCGCCGTGGTGACGGTGTCGACGACGCTGGTCACGTACAACCTGTTGCTGCGCGAGGTCGACAGCGACGTCAACGCGGCGCTCGAGCAGGAGGCCGCCGAACTCGGCCAGGTGCTGGCCGAGGGGGTGGACCGCGCCACCGGGCAGCCGTTCCCGGACGTGCGGTCCGCATTGTCGGCGCACCTGCGGCGCCAGTACGTCGACGATGACGAAGTGGTCCTGGCCTGGACGCCGTCGTCCGGGCCGATCCTGCAGGACCGCGAGGAACCGTTCCGGCTGGGCGAGAGCCCGGCGGTGCTGGATCCGATCCTCGCCGACCCGGCGCGCAGCGGCAGCGTCGAGACCCCCGCCGGGGAGATGCGCTGGATCCGTGTCGACGCGTCCGGCACCCGCGAGGGTGACCGCGGTTCGTTCGTCGTCGGCTACTTCGTGGACCGCGACCGCGCCGAGATCGCCACCACCGTGCGGACCCTGCTGTTCGTCGGGCTGCTCGGGCTCGTCCTGGCCGGGGCCGCGGCGTGGCTGGTCGCCGGCCAGATCCTCGCCCCGGTGCGGCTGGTGCGCCGCGCCGCCGCCGAGATCACCGAGCACGACCTGACCCGCCGCATCCCGGTTGACGGCCGCGACGACGTCGCCGCGCTCGCCGAACAGTTCAACGCCATGCTCGACCGGCTCGACCTCGCGTTCGCCACCCAGCGGCGCTTCCTCGACGACGCCGGCCACGAACTGCGGACGCCCATCACGATCGTGCTCGGCCATCTCGAACTGCTCGACGACGACCCGGTCGCGCGGGCCGAGGCGATCCGGCTGTGCGTCGACGAACTGGACCGCATGAACCGCATCGTCGGGGATCTCCTGCTGCTGGCGAAGGCCGAGCAGCCCGACTTCGTCACCCTCGCCCCCACCGACGTCACCGAGCTGACCAGCGATCTTTACGCCAAGGTCCGCACCATCGGCGATCGTCGCTGGCGGCTGGAGGCGCTCGGCGAAGGCCAAGTGCCGCTCGACGAGCAGCGCACGACCCAGGCCGTCGTGCAGCTGGCCCAGAACGCCGTCCAGCACACCGAAGACGGCGACGAGATCCTGATCGGCTCGGCCGTCACCGAGGACACCGTGTCGTTCTGGGTGGCCGACCATGGCCCTGGAGTGCCGCGGGAGGACGCCGAGAAGATCTTCCAGCGGTTCAACCGGGGGCCGTCGGGCGGTCATCGGAGCGGGGCCGGGCTCGGGCTGGCGATCGTGTGCGCCATCGCCGAGGCTCAGCACGGCTTGGTGCGCCTGGAATCCGCCCCGGGGCACGGCGCCCGGTTCACCATCGAAATCCCTGTTCATTCAGCCGAAGGAGGCACGCCGTGGCCCGTATCCTGA
- a CDS encoding response regulator transcription factor produces the protein MARILIAEDEERIASFVRKGLVANGFTTTVVADGEQALQYALGDGYDLLVLDLGLPSRDGLSVLRTLREHHNTTPVVILTAHDSPQTTLAGLEGGADDYMAKPFRFDELLARIRLRLRRTELVAETTVLHAGPLSLDLRTRRADVDGAGVDLTSREFALLELFIRHQGQVLTREQILSHVWGYDFDPGSNIVDVYVRTLRRKIGAGHIRTARGMGYAFDPGHTSP, from the coding sequence GTGGCCCGTATCCTGATCGCCGAGGACGAGGAGCGCATCGCGTCGTTCGTCCGCAAGGGGCTCGTCGCCAACGGCTTCACCACCACCGTCGTCGCGGACGGCGAGCAGGCTCTCCAGTACGCCCTCGGCGACGGCTACGACCTGCTGGTGCTCGACCTCGGCCTGCCCTCCCGCGACGGCCTGTCCGTGCTGCGGACGCTGCGCGAACACCACAACACCACCCCGGTGGTGATCCTCACCGCGCACGATTCGCCGCAGACCACCCTGGCCGGGCTGGAGGGCGGCGCCGACGACTACATGGCCAAACCGTTCCGCTTCGACGAGCTGCTGGCCAGGATCCGGCTCCGGCTGCGCCGCACCGAACTCGTCGCCGAGACCACCGTGCTGCACGCTGGCCCGCTGTCGCTGGATCTGCGCACGCGCCGCGCGGACGTCGACGGCGCCGGCGTCGACCTGACCTCGCGCGAGTTCGCCCTGCTGGAGCTGTTCATCCGCCACCAGGGCCAGGTGCTGACCCGTGAGCAGATCCTCTCCCACGTGTGGGGGTACGACTTCGACCCGGGCTCCAACATCGTCGACGTGTACGTCCGCACCCTGCGCCGCAAGATCGGGGCGGGCCACATCCGCACCGCGCGGGGTATGGGGTACGCGTTCGACCCCGGCCACACATCACCTTGA
- the cobN gene encoding cobaltochelatase subunit CobN — protein sequence MILLLSTSDTDLLSARSSEAEYRLANPARLDLAELPALLDGAKIVVVRILGSERSWQEGLDTVRASGAHVVVLGGEQTPDAQLMKLSTVPAGTAAEAHAYLAQGGPANLTQLHRFLSDTLLLTGDGFEPPAVQPLWGVLEREPKSTEGPVVAILYYRAHHLSGNTEFVHALADAVEDAGGRALPIHCASLRTREPEMMAELAKADALLVTVLAAGGTRPSEVGAGGDDEAWDVAEMAALDIPILQALCLTSDRETWSANDDGLSPLDAGNQMAVPEFDGRLITVPFSFKEIDDDGLPKYVPDAERASRVAKIALAHARLRHTPPPERRIALMLSAYPTKHSRVGNAVGLDTPASAIELLRRMRDQGYDLGDDPFPGVEPTGTDQPDGDALIHALIAAGGQDPEWLTEEQLSGNPIRVPADKYREWFAELPAELREGMEEHWGPAPGELYVDNGDIVLASLQSGNVILMIQPPRGFGENPVAIYHNPDLPPSHHYLAAYRWLEEEFGAHAVVHLGKHGSLEWLPGKTAGLSDSCAPDAVLGNLPLIYPFLINDPGEGAQAKRRAHATIVDHLIPPMARAESYGDMARLEQLLDEHANIAAMDPAKLPAVRAQIWTLIQAAKLDHDLGVEERPHDAEFDDFLLHIDGWLCEVKDAQIRDGLHILGAAPVGEARINLVLAMLRAQQMWGGKQGAVPGLRSALGLKENSGAPLSEVDAIEQTARSLVEAMEARDWSPAAVAEVVAEVPEHQEVARVLTFAATEIVPRLAGTGAEIDAVLHALDGGYIPAGPSGSPLRGLINVLPTGRNFYTVDPKAIPSRLAWETGQALADSLLRRYKEDTGDWPRSVGLSVWGTSAMRTSGDDAAEVLALLGVQPVWDEASRRVTGIEAIPLAELGRPRIDVTVRISGFFRDAFPHVITLLDDAVRLVANLDEPDEQNFVRAHTRADLAAHGDERRATTRIFGSKPGAYGAGLLPLMDSGNWRDDKDLAEVYAVWGGFAYGRDLDGRPAREDMENSYKRIVVAAKNTDTREHDIADSDDYFQYHGGMIATVRALTGTAPASYVGDSTTPDAVRTRTLGEETARVFRARVVNPRWLAAMRKHGYKGAFELAATVDYLFGFDATAGVVGDWMYEKLTESYVLDEVNQEFLRQANPWALRGIIERLNEAADRGLWAEPDADLLAQLREVYLSLEGDLES from the coding sequence GTGATCCTGCTTCTGTCCACTTCGGACACCGACCTGCTCAGCGCCCGTTCCAGCGAGGCCGAGTACCGGCTGGCCAACCCGGCCCGCCTCGACCTCGCGGAGCTGCCCGCCCTGCTCGACGGCGCCAAGATCGTCGTCGTCCGGATCCTCGGCTCCGAACGAAGCTGGCAGGAAGGCCTCGACACGGTCCGCGCGAGCGGCGCGCACGTGGTGGTCCTCGGCGGCGAGCAGACGCCGGACGCGCAGCTCATGAAGCTGTCCACCGTCCCGGCCGGCACCGCGGCGGAGGCGCACGCGTATCTGGCGCAGGGCGGCCCGGCCAACCTCACGCAGCTGCACCGGTTCCTGAGCGACACGCTCCTGCTCACCGGTGACGGCTTCGAGCCGCCCGCCGTGCAGCCGCTGTGGGGTGTCCTGGAGCGCGAGCCGAAGAGCACCGAGGGACCGGTCGTCGCGATCCTCTACTACCGGGCGCATCACCTGTCCGGGAACACCGAGTTCGTCCACGCCCTCGCCGACGCCGTCGAGGACGCCGGGGGCCGCGCGCTCCCGATCCACTGCGCCTCCCTGCGCACCCGCGAGCCGGAGATGATGGCCGAGCTGGCCAAGGCCGACGCGCTCCTGGTCACCGTGCTGGCCGCCGGCGGCACCCGCCCGTCCGAGGTCGGCGCGGGCGGGGACGACGAGGCGTGGGACGTCGCCGAGATGGCCGCGCTCGACATCCCGATCCTGCAGGCGCTGTGCCTCACCAGCGATCGCGAGACCTGGTCCGCGAACGACGACGGCCTCTCGCCGCTCGACGCGGGCAACCAGATGGCCGTCCCCGAGTTCGACGGCCGCCTCATCACCGTCCCGTTCTCGTTCAAGGAGATCGACGACGACGGCCTCCCCAAGTACGTGCCGGACGCCGAGCGCGCTTCGCGGGTCGCCAAGATCGCGCTCGCGCACGCGCGTCTGCGCCACACTCCCCCGCCGGAACGCCGGATCGCGCTGATGCTGTCCGCGTACCCGACGAAGCATTCCCGCGTCGGCAACGCCGTCGGCCTCGACACGCCCGCGTCCGCGATCGAACTGTTGCGCCGCATGCGCGACCAGGGTTACGACCTCGGCGACGATCCGTTCCCCGGCGTCGAGCCCACCGGCACCGACCAGCCCGACGGCGACGCTCTGATCCACGCGCTCATCGCCGCGGGCGGCCAGGATCCGGAGTGGCTCACCGAGGAACAGCTGTCCGGCAACCCGATCCGCGTGCCCGCGGACAAATACCGCGAGTGGTTCGCCGAGCTGCCCGCGGAACTGCGCGAGGGCATGGAGGAGCACTGGGGCCCGGCGCCCGGCGAGCTTTACGTCGACAACGGCGACATCGTGCTGGCGTCGCTGCAGTCCGGCAACGTCATCCTGATGATCCAACCGCCGCGCGGTTTCGGCGAGAACCCGGTCGCGATCTACCACAACCCGGATCTCCCGCCGAGCCACCACTACCTGGCCGCGTACCGCTGGCTGGAGGAGGAATTCGGCGCGCACGCCGTCGTCCACCTCGGCAAACACGGTTCGCTGGAATGGCTTCCCGGCAAGACCGCGGGTCTCTCGGACTCGTGCGCGCCGGACGCCGTCCTGGGCAATCTGCCACTGATCTACCCGTTCCTGATCAACGACCCCGGCGAGGGCGCGCAGGCGAAACGGCGCGCGCACGCCACGATCGTCGACCATCTGATCCCGCCGATGGCCCGCGCCGAGAGCTACGGCGACATGGCCCGACTGGAGCAGCTCCTCGACGAGCACGCCAACATCGCCGCGATGGACCCGGCGAAACTGCCCGCCGTCCGCGCGCAGATCTGGACGCTGATCCAGGCCGCGAAACTGGACCACGACCTCGGTGTCGAAGAACGCCCGCACGACGCGGAGTTCGACGACTTCCTACTGCACATCGACGGCTGGCTGTGCGAGGTCAAGGACGCCCAGATCCGCGACGGCCTGCACATCCTCGGCGCCGCGCCGGTGGGCGAGGCGCGGATCAACCTCGTGCTCGCCATGCTGCGCGCACAGCAGATGTGGGGCGGCAAACAGGGCGCGGTCCCCGGTCTGCGGTCCGCGTTGGGGCTCAAGGAGAACAGCGGCGCCCCACTGTCCGAAGTGGACGCCATCGAGCAGACGGCCCGCTCGCTCGTCGAGGCGATGGAGGCCAGGGACTGGTCCCCCGCCGCCGTCGCCGAGGTCGTCGCCGAAGTACCGGAACACCAGGAGGTCGCGCGCGTGCTGACCTTCGCCGCCACCGAGATCGTGCCACGTCTGGCGGGCACCGGTGCCGAGATCGACGCCGTGCTCCACGCGCTCGACGGCGGCTACATCCCCGCGGGACCCAGCGGTTCTCCGCTGCGCGGCCTGATCAACGTGCTGCCGACCGGCCGCAACTTCTACACCGTCGACCCGAAGGCCATCCCGAGCCGTCTCGCATGGGAAACTGGACAGGCGCTCGCGGACTCGCTTCTCCGCCGCTACAAGGAGGACACAGGCGACTGGCCGCGTTCGGTCGGTCTCTCGGTCTGGGGCACGTCGGCGATGCGCACGTCGGGTGACGACGCGGCGGAAGTCCTTGCCCTGCTGGGTGTCCAGCCGGTTTGGGACGAGGCTTCGCGGCGCGTCACCGGGATCGAGGCGATCCCGCTCGCCGAGCTCGGCCGTCCGCGGATCGACGTCACCGTGCGGATCAGTGGCTTCTTCCGTGACGCCTTCCCGCATGTGATCACCCTCCTGGACGACGCCGTGCGCCTGGTGGCGAACCTCGACGAGCCGGACGAACAGAACTTCGTGCGAGCCCACACCCGCGCGGATCTGGCCGCGCACGGCGACGAACGCCGGGCCACCACGAGGATCTTCGGCTCCAAGCCGGGCGCGTACGGGGCGGGTCTGCTACCGCTGATGGATTCCGGGAACTGGCGCGACGACAAGGATCTCGCCGAGGTCTACGCGGTCTGGGGCGGGTTCGCCTACGGCCGCGACCTCGACGGCAGGCCGGCGCGCGAGGACATGGAGAACTCGTACAAGCGGATCGTGGTGGCGGCCAAGAACACCGACACCCGCGAGCACGACATCGCCGACTCCGACGACTATTTCCAGTACCACGGCGGGATGATCGCGACGGTCCGCGCGCTGACCGGGACCGCGCCCGCGTCCTACGTCGGCGACAGCACCACCCCGGACGCCGTCCGCACCCGCACGCTCGGCGAGGAGACCGCCCGCGTCTTCCGGGCCCGCGTGGTCAACCCGCGGTGGCTGGCGGCGATGCGCAAGCACGGCTACAAGGGCGCTTTCGAGCTGGCGGCGACGGTCGATTACCTGTTCGGTTTCGACGCCACCGCGGGTGTCGTCGGTGACTGGATGTACGAGAAGCTCACCGAGTCCTACGTGCTCGACGAGGTCAACCAGGAGTTCCTGCGCCAGGCCAACCCGTGGGCGCTGCGCGGCATCATCGAGCGGCTGAACGAGGCGGCCGATCGGGGGCTGTGGGCGGAGCCGGACGCCGATCTTTTGGCTCAGCTGCGCGAGGTCTACCTATCGCTGGAGGGGGATCTCGAATCCTGA
- a CDS encoding dihydrofolate reductase family protein: MIERPHVLLSAAVSLDGYLDDASDTRLVLSNEEDWARVDGLRAASDAILVGANTVRADDPRLLVRSPELVAKRVAEGRPEQPVKVTLTRSGSLDPAAQFFTVGDTEKLVYAPPGVVTGVKATVVELSGLNKILADLHARGIRRLMVEGGGAIHTQFLTEGLVDELHLAVAPFFVGDTRAPRFVGPGAFPRGLTLTGTTRLGDIAVLEYHATPEPSDVDIQHLREAIALAENCPPRTFRVGAVITAADGEVLSTGFSGDGDPANHAEEAALAKLESGDPRLAEATMYTSLEPCSSRTSHPRSCTQLILDAGIPRVVFAWREPSVFVDCVGAETLEAAGRRVIEVPALAADVRRANTHIPGVHL, encoded by the coding sequence GTGATCGAACGCCCTCATGTCCTGCTCTCCGCCGCGGTCTCGCTCGACGGTTACCTCGACGACGCGAGCGACACCCGGCTGGTGCTGTCGAACGAGGAGGACTGGGCCAGAGTGGACGGGCTGCGTGCCGCGTCGGACGCGATCCTCGTCGGCGCGAACACGGTGCGCGCGGACGATCCGCGGTTGCTGGTCCGCTCGCCGGAGCTGGTCGCGAAAAGGGTCGCGGAAGGGCGCCCGGAGCAGCCGGTCAAGGTCACCCTCACGCGGAGCGGGTCACTCGATCCGGCGGCGCAGTTCTTCACCGTCGGCGACACCGAGAAGCTGGTCTACGCGCCGCCCGGCGTCGTCACGGGGGTGAAGGCGACCGTCGTCGAACTGTCCGGCCTGAACAAAATCCTGGCCGATCTCCACGCGCGCGGCATCCGACGGCTGATGGTCGAAGGCGGCGGCGCGATCCATACCCAGTTCCTCACCGAGGGCCTGGTCGACGAACTGCATCTGGCCGTCGCGCCGTTCTTCGTCGGCGACACGCGCGCGCCGCGTTTCGTCGGGCCGGGCGCGTTCCCGCGCGGGCTGACGCTGACCGGAACGACACGGCTGGGCGACATCGCCGTCCTGGAGTACCATGCGACGCCGGAACCGTCCGATGTGGACATTCAACACCTGCGCGAGGCCATCGCGCTGGCCGAGAACTGCCCGCCGCGCACCTTCCGCGTCGGCGCGGTGATCACCGCCGCCGACGGCGAAGTGCTCTCCACCGGTTTCTCGGGCGACGGCGATCCCGCCAACCATGCCGAAGAAGCCGCGCTCGCCAAACTCGAATCAGGGGATCCGAGGCTGGCGGAGGCGACGATGTACACGTCACTGGAGCCGTGCAGCTCGCGGACGTCACATCCGCGAAGCTGCACCCAGCTCATCCTCGACGCCGGCATCCCGCGCGTCGTTTTCGCCTGGCGCGAGCCATCGGTGTTCGTCGACTGCGTCGGCGCCGAGACACTGGAGGCGGCCGGACGCCGGGTGATCGAGGTACCCGCCCTCGCCGCCGACGTCCGCCGCGCGAACACCCATATCCCGGGTGTCCACCTCTGA
- a CDS encoding ABC-F family ATP-binding cassette domain-containing protein: protein MSSSLTLSDVTFTWPDGAPAFDRLSLTLGTGRTGLVGTNGSGKSTLLRLLAGELRPTTGSITTPGELGYLPQNLVLDTGRRVDDVLGVTAIRAAIRAVEDGSATEEHFATIGDNWDVEERIRAILDRLGLEAVRLDRLAGELSGGELTLLGLAALLLRRPAALLLDEPTNNLDLRARELVHREVAGWGGILVVVSHDRELLRLVDRIAEVRDHEVTLYGGNLADYEHAVEVAQEAARRHVRAAESDVKRQKRELVEAGIKLARRARYGQQMWDRKREPKVRMRKRQEDAQIAAGKYRNLHTDRLEGAVEALKAAEELVREDAEIRVELPETTVARGTDVLRIDAVPRFGPAVDLHVMGPERIALTGPNGSGKTTLLRTIAGELPPKSGEVGLFVPARLLPQRIDALDDTLSIVDNVRLVAPSLTDNEIRARLARFLFRGKAADREVASLSGGERFRAALATLLLTEPTPRLLLLDEPTNNLDLASVRRLTEALLAYRGTLIVASHDRPFLADIGITRWLPLRD, encoded by the coding sequence ATGTCTTCTTCCTTGACGCTTTCCGACGTCACCTTCACCTGGCCCGACGGCGCCCCGGCGTTCGACCGCCTTTCGCTCACCCTCGGCACCGGCCGCACCGGCCTGGTCGGCACCAACGGATCCGGCAAGTCCACGCTGCTCAGGCTGCTCGCCGGCGAGCTGCGGCCCACGACGGGTTCCATCACCACACCGGGTGAACTCGGCTATCTGCCGCAGAACCTCGTCCTCGACACCGGACGCCGCGTCGACGACGTGCTCGGTGTCACCGCGATCCGCGCGGCGATCAGGGCCGTCGAGGACGGTTCCGCCACCGAAGAGCACTTCGCCACCATCGGCGACAACTGGGACGTCGAGGAACGCATCCGCGCGATCCTCGACCGGCTCGGCCTGGAAGCCGTCCGCCTGGACCGGCTGGCGGGCGAATTGTCCGGCGGCGAACTCACGTTGCTCGGTCTGGCCGCCCTGTTGCTGCGCCGTCCCGCCGCGTTGCTGCTCGACGAGCCCACGAACAACCTCGACCTGCGGGCCCGTGAACTCGTGCACCGCGAGGTCGCGGGCTGGGGCGGGATCCTCGTCGTGGTCTCGCACGATCGCGAACTGCTGCGGCTGGTCGACCGGATCGCCGAGGTCCGCGACCACGAGGTCACCTTGTACGGCGGCAACCTCGCGGACTACGAACACGCCGTCGAGGTCGCGCAGGAGGCCGCCCGGCGGCATGTGCGCGCGGCGGAGTCGGACGTCAAACGGCAGAAGCGGGAGCTGGTCGAGGCCGGGATCAAACTCGCCCGGCGGGCCCGCTACGGCCAGCAGATGTGGGACCGGAAACGCGAGCCCAAGGTGCGGATGCGCAAACGCCAGGAGGACGCGCAGATCGCCGCGGGCAAGTACCGGAACCTGCACACCGACCGGCTGGAAGGCGCCGTCGAGGCGCTGAAGGCCGCCGAGGAACTGGTGCGGGAGGACGCCGAGATCCGCGTCGAGCTGCCGGAGACGACCGTCGCCCGCGGCACGGACGTGCTCCGGATCGACGCCGTGCCCCGGTTCGGCCCGGCGGTGGACCTGCACGTCATGGGCCCCGAGCGGATCGCGCTCACCGGCCCGAACGGGTCGGGGAAGACCACCCTGCTGCGGACGATCGCCGGCGAGCTGCCGCCGAAGTCGGGCGAGGTGGGGCTCTTCGTCCCCGCGAGGCTGCTCCCCCAGCGGATCGACGCGCTGGACGACACGCTGTCCATTGTGGACAACGTGCGACTGGTCGCGCCGTCGCTCACGGACAACGAGATCCGCGCGAGGCTGGCCCGGTTCCTGTTCCGGGGCAAGGCGGCCGACCGCGAGGTGGCGTCGTTGTCCGGCGGGGAACGGTTCCGGGCGGCGCTGGCGACGTTGCTGCTGACCGAGCCCACGCCGCGACTCCTGCTGCTCGACGAGCCGACGAACAACCTCGACCTGGCCAGCGTGCGGCGGCTCACCGAGGCACTGCTCGCCTACCGGGGCACGCTCATCGTGGCGAGCCACGACCGGCCGTTCCTGGCCGACATCGGCATCACCCGCTGGCTCCCCCTCCGCGATTAG
- the paaE gene encoding 1,2-phenylacetyl-CoA epoxidase subunit PaaE produces MTATLRRTGFHALKVADVQRLCDDAVAVTFDVPEDLADTFRFKAGQSLTLRREIDGRDERRSYSICAPAGAAPRVGVREVPGGLFSSWLVRDVKPGDEIEVAPPTGTFSPDLEAAGHHVLIAAGSGITPVLSIASSLLSDSDATVTVLYGNRRTDTVMFADDLADLKDRYPARLELVHVLSREPREAELFTGRLDVEKLRRLCSVLIPVEDVTHWWLCGPFEMVTGAQELLRSLDVADERVHQELFYVDTPPEPVHHVDPAVVGASSEVTLVLDGRSTTMTLPRGTSVLDGAQKFRPDLPFACKGGVCGTCRAKICDGKVDMRRNFALEKAEVDAGFVLTCQSVPVSDAVTVDFDA; encoded by the coding sequence GTGACCGCAACCCTGCGCCGCACGGGATTCCACGCCCTGAAGGTGGCGGACGTCCAGCGCCTGTGCGACGACGCCGTCGCGGTGACCTTCGACGTGCCCGAAGACCTCGCGGACACCTTCCGCTTCAAGGCGGGGCAGTCGCTGACCCTGCGCCGCGAGATCGACGGCCGCGACGAGCGCCGGTCGTACTCGATCTGCGCGCCCGCCGGCGCGGCGCCGCGGGTCGGCGTCCGTGAGGTGCCGGGCGGGCTGTTCTCGTCGTGGCTCGTGCGCGACGTGAAACCCGGCGACGAGATCGAGGTCGCGCCGCCGACCGGCACCTTCAGCCCCGATCTGGAAGCGGCCGGGCATCACGTGCTGATCGCGGCCGGATCCGGGATCACGCCGGTGCTGTCGATCGCGTCTTCGCTGCTCAGCGACTCCGACGCGACGGTGACCGTGCTCTACGGCAACCGCCGCACGGACACCGTCATGTTCGCCGACGACCTCGCGGATCTGAAGGACCGTTACCCCGCGCGGCTCGAACTCGTCCACGTGCTCTCCCGTGAGCCGCGCGAGGCCGAACTGTTCACCGGGCGGCTCGACGTGGAGAAGCTGCGGCGCCTGTGCAGCGTGCTGATCCCGGTCGAGGACGTCACGCACTGGTGGCTGTGCGGGCCGTTCGAGATGGTGACCGGCGCGCAGGAACTCCTGCGCTCGCTGGACGTCGCGGACGAACGCGTGCATCAGGAACTGTTCTATGTGGACACTCCGCCGGAGCCGGTGCATCACGTCGACCCGGCCGTCGTGGGCGCGTCCAGCGAGGTCACGCTGGTGCTCGACGGCCGGTCGACGACGATGACGCTGCCGCGCGGGACTTCGGTGCTCGACGGCGCGCAGAAGTTCCGTCCGGATCTGCCGTTCGCCTGCAAGGGCGGTGTGTGCGGCACCTGCCGGGCGAAGATCTGCGACGGCAAGGTGGACATGCGGCGCAACTTCGCGCTGGAGAAGGCCGAAGTCGACGCCGGTTTCGTCCTCACCTGCCAGTCGGTGCCCGTCTCCGATGCCGTCACCGTGGACTTCGACGCCTGA
- the paaD gene encoding 1,2-phenylacetyl-CoA epoxidase subunit PaaD, translating to MVTAYAVAATVTDPELPMLTLADLGVLREVSEEDGRVVVAITPTYTGCPAMDTMRDDLVHALTGAGYGEVEVRTVLQPAWSTDWITEDGKRKLAEAGIAPPGAAPRRTGPIPLTLSPAVSSVRCPNCGSADTEEQSRFSATACKALRRCRFCLEPFEHVKEI from the coding sequence ATGGTGACCGCGTACGCCGTGGCGGCCACGGTCACCGACCCGGAGCTGCCGATGCTCACCCTCGCCGACCTCGGCGTGCTGCGTGAAGTGTCCGAAGAGGACGGTCGGGTGGTCGTCGCGATCACCCCGACTTACACCGGCTGCCCGGCGATGGACACCATGCGCGACGACCTGGTGCACGCGTTGACCGGCGCGGGCTACGGTGAGGTCGAGGTCCGCACGGTGCTGCAGCCCGCCTGGTCCACCGACTGGATCACCGAGGACGGCAAACGGAAACTGGCCGAGGCCGGGATCGCGCCGCCGGGAGCCGCGCCGCGGCGGACCGGGCCGATCCCGCTCACGTTGAGCCCGGCGGTGTCGTCTGTCCGCTGCCCGAACTGTGGTTCCGCGGACACCGAGGAGCAGTCCCGGTTCAGCGCGACCGCGTGCAAAGCCTTGCGCCGCTGCCGGTTCTGCCTCGAACCGTTCGAACACGTCAAGGAGATCTAG
- the paaC gene encoding 1,2-phenylacetyl-CoA epoxidase subunit PaaC, with translation MSFDNAYEAITEENDSRWAFGTGFEDPLSGVDTTVPSGVDGARLAAYCLMLGDDALIFSHRLQEWCTNAPELEDEVAIANIALDLLGQARLLLARAGKADGSERSEDSYAFFRSEQEYRNVRLAELEGGHFGHLIARLLVFSIWRLALLQQLQSSVDPVLAAIADKGVKEVAYHRDYAAQWAVRLGDGTELSHARMQEGLDAVWPYVDELFAAHEVEFVESPSLRPEFDAILDQVLAVATLKRPEIGAIAGVSGRMGRDGVHTERMGFLLATLQSVAREHPDATW, from the coding sequence ATGAGCTTCGACAACGCCTATGAGGCGATCACCGAGGAGAACGACTCCCGCTGGGCCTTCGGCACCGGGTTCGAGGATCCGCTGTCCGGTGTGGACACCACGGTTCCGTCCGGTGTGGATGGTGCGCGGCTGGCGGCCTACTGCCTGATGCTCGGCGACGACGCACTGATCTTCTCGCACCGGCTGCAGGAGTGGTGCACGAACGCGCCCGAACTCGAGGACGAGGTCGCGATCGCGAACATCGCGCTCGACCTGCTCGGGCAGGCGCGGCTGCTGCTGGCCCGCGCGGGCAAGGCCGACGGCAGCGAGCGTTCGGAGGATTCGTACGCCTTCTTCCGGAGCGAGCAGGAATACCGCAACGTCCGCCTCGCCGAACTCGAAGGCGGGCACTTCGGACATCTGATCGCACGGCTGCTGGTGTTCTCGATCTGGCGGCTCGCTTTGCTGCAGCAGCTTCAGTCCTCTGTGGACCCCGTGCTCGCGGCCATCGCGGACAAGGGTGTCAAGGAAGTCGCGTACCACCGCGACTACGCCGCCCAGTGGGCCGTGCGCCTCGGCGACGGCACCGAGCTGTCCCACGCGCGGATGCAAGAGGGCCTCGACGCGGTCTGGCCGTACGTGGACGAGCTTTTCGCGGCGCACGAGGTCGAGTTCGTCGAGTCGCCGTCGCTGCGGCCGGAGTTCGACGCGATCCTGGACCAGGTGCTGGCCGTCGCGACGCTGAAGCGTCCCGAAATCGGTGCCATCGCCGGGGTTTCCGGCCGGATGGGCCGCGACGGTGTGCACACCGAGCGGATGGGCTTCCTGCTGGCGACGCTGCAGAGTGTCGCCAGGGAACATCCGGACGCGACATGGTGA